In Halobacterium noricense, the genomic stretch AAGTGTACCTCACGGACGACGACGTGCGCTACCTCCACGACGGGCTGAAACAGGACGACAAAGACGACGGCGGCCCGAGTTCGACCTCGCACCTCCGGTTCTGAGGGCGGGACGCGCACCTTTTAGCCCGTCCGCAAGAACGGACTCGTACATGAGTGGGAAGGAGTGGCTGCAGCGCCGCCAGGTCGGCGTCTACGCGGTCGCCGTCGCGCTCGCCGTCAGTGTCGCCGCGAGCCGCCCAGCCGCCGCGCGGGCCGTCGAACACATTATCGACCCCGTGTTGGCCGTGCTGCTGTACGTGACGTTCCTCGAAATCCCGTTCGTGCGGCTCCGTCGCGCGTTCACGAACACGCGCTTCGTGGGCGCGGCGCTCGCGATGAACTTCCTCGTCGTCCCCGTCGTCGTTTGGGTACTCACGCGCGTGCTCCCGCAGGAACCGGTCGTGCTCGTCGGGGCGCTGATGGTGCTGTTGACGCCGTGCATCGACTACGTCGTCCCGTTCACGAAGCTCGCGGGCGGCGACGCGGAGCAGTTGACCGCGACGACGCCCGCGCTGATGCTCGTGCAACTCCTGTTGCTCCCGGTGTACCTCTGGCTGTTCGTGGGGCCGCGCGTCGCGGAGGTCGTCGAAGCAGGGCCGTTCGTCGAGGCGTTCCTGCTCCTCATCGCGTTGCCGTTGACGCTGGCGTGGCTCACCGAAGCGTGGGCGGAACGCTCCGCGGCTGGTTGCCAGTGGCAGGCAGCGATGGGGTGGCTGCCCGTGCCGATGATGGCCGCGACGCTGTTCGTCGTCGTTGCTTCGCAGTTCCCGCGCGTCCGCAGTTCCATCGACCAGGTCGCGGCCGTCGTCCCCGTCTACGTCGCGTTCCTCGTCGTCGTGCCGCTGCTCGCGCGTGTGGCCGTGGGCCTGCTCGAATTGGGCGTCGGTGAGGGGCGCGCGCTCGTGTTCACGTCGGTGACGCGAAACTCGCTGGTCGTGCTCCCGCTCGCACTCGCGCTCCCCGCCGGCTACGAACTAGCGCCCGCGGTCGTCGTGACGCAGACGCTCGTCGAACTCGCGGGGATGGTCACGCTCACGCGCGTCGTGCCAGCGTGGCTACTCCCGAAGAACGGGTAGTCGGTTCAGTCCTCGCGCCGGTACGCTTCCCGGAGGAAGACGAGCACGCCGCCGAGCATCGCGAGGTTCCCGAAGAACGCGAGGCGCTCGCCGCTGGCGTCCTCGGCGTCGGCGTTCCAGAAGTCGTGCATCGTCGCGGTGACGACGGTGAGGAACGTCGCGGCCGCGCCGGTGGCGAGCTTCGGGAGTCGCCAGAGCGCGATACCGAGACCGGCGGCGACCATCGTGCCCGACGCGAGCGGCGCGGCGAGGTCCGGCATCGGCACGCCCGCGGAGTCGGCGTACTCGACGGTGTCGTCCATGTCGCGGAAGTCCTCGCTGGCCTGCAGCGCGAGCCCGAGGCCGAGCGCGACGCGGCCGAGGCGGGACAGCGAGTGGGTCTCGTTCTCGGTGGCCTCGTCAGTCATGGGACACCTGTTCGACTGGCGGCCCCAAAAGTCTGACTCGGGCGCGGTCAGTCGTCGGCCGGCGAGGACTGCTCGTCGCCGTCGAACTCGCCTGCTGCGACGCTGCGAGCGCGCTTCGCGTGGGCGTGTGCCGCCGCGTCGTCGCCGACCTCGACGAGGAGCGCGACGAGTTCGTCCAGCGCTGCCGTCATCGCGTTCGTGTCACCGCACGCCGCGAGCGCCTCGACCGCGATTTCGAGTTCCTCGATAGCCGCGTCGTGGCGTCCCTCCCGCTGGTGGACGTCCGCGAGTACGGTCCGCGTCACTGCGACCGAGCGCGTGTTGCCGGCCTCGTCGAGGTGCGCCATCGAGTCCTCGAGGTACGCGGCCGCCTCCTCGAGGTCACCGGCTTCGAGCGCGCAGACCGCGAGGTTGTGCTCGCTCATCCCGAGCGCGTGCGGGTTCCCGATGTCCTCCCGAATCTCGTAGGCCTCCTCGTGGGCTTCGCGCGCGCCCTCGACGTCCCCCTGATTCTTCTTGACGATGCCGACGTTGTTGAGACAGATGGCACGCCGGTAGTCGTCGCCGATGCGGCGGTACAGCGACTCCGCACGCTCGGTGTACGTCAGCGCGGGCTCGTAGTTGCCGCGGAGGCGTTCGAGGTCGCCGAGGTTCGTCAGCGCGCCCGCGATGCCGGGGTCGCGGCCGAGTTCGGTGTCGATGTCGAGCGCGCGGCGGTACTGGGCTTCCGCCTCGTCGTCGTCGCCCGTTCGGGTCAGCGCGTTGCCGAGGTTCGAGCGGACTTTCGCCTCCCAGAGGCGCTCGTCGTGGCGCTGGTAGCTGTCGAGCGCGCGGCGCGCGTAGTCGGCGGCCGCGTCGAAGTCGCTGCGGCTGTGCGCCGCGTTGCCGAGGTTGTGCAGCGCCCTCGCTTCCGCGAACTCGTCGTCGAGACTCCGGGCGTAGTCGTGGGCGGCCTCGTACTGTTTCTCGGCCTCGTCGAACGCCCCGCGCTTCTCGGAGACCGAGCCCAACTGGAGCAAGCATTCGAAGACCAGCTCCCGTTCGTCGCCACGCACGGCGAGCGCGAGCGCCGCCGCCAGCCGCGCCGCCGCGTCGTCGTACCGGGACTGCTGTTTGGCGGCTCGCCCGAGGCCGCGCTCCGCCGCAGCCTCGTGTTCGACGCTCCCGCGCGCGGACGCTGCCTCGTGGAGGCGTTCGAAGACGTCGATTGCGCGCTCGGGGTTGCCCGCGTCGAGCGCGAGGTCGCCCGCCCACCGGTACCGTCGTAGCGGCTGAATCTGTTCGGGGACCTCCGCGAGCACGTCCTCACCGACGAGCGGGGCGAGTCGCGGCCGGTTGCCGAGCCCGTCGAAGATGTCCGCGACGAACTGCTCGCGCCAGCCGCGTCCGTCGTCGTCCAACCGGTCCAGCAGCGGGCGGTGGCCGTCGGCGCGAGTGCGGAGTGCGTCACGCAGTTCCGGGGACGCCGCGAGGTCGAGTGCGGCGCTCAGTCCTCGGCCGACGGCCTCCTGGGTCGCGTGCTCGCCGAGCTGGTCGACGACGTGGTCGAGGAACGCGAACGACCACGTCTCGTGGACGGTGTTCGGAACGGCGTCGAGGCCGTCCGCCGCGGCGGACCCGAACAGCGCGACGCCGTCGAGCACGCCGAGCGCGTCGTCGACGAACTCCTCGTCGCCGGCTGCGTACACCAGCGACGGCCACACGGGGACGACACAGACGTTCAGGAGGTTCACGAGCACGCCGACGTCGAGCGCGGTCTGTCCGCGCGACCGGAGCCGGTCGAAAGTCTCGCGAGCGGACGCCGACAGCGTCGTCGCGGGGCCGCTCCCGGAGACGCCGAGCGGGTCGGCCAGCCGAGCGACGTGGTGGATGGCGACGTAGAATGCGCCGCGTTCACTGCCGGCCGCGTCGTGGACCGCCTCGTACAGCTCCCCCGCGTCGAGCGCGAACTCGGTGCCGACGCGGTCGCTGGCGCGGTCGAGCAGGCGCTCGCACTCCGCGACGGTCAACTCGGGGACGGCGTACTCGTGGAGGCCGGTCGTCTCGCGCCACGATTCGCGGTCCGCGAACTGCGTCCACTCGCGCTCCCGGGCGTCGAAGAGGAACGTGACGTCGTCGGCACCCGCGAACTCGCGCGCGAGCCGGAGCGCCGCGTTCGCGTCTTCTCCCACGACATCCTCGACGACGACGAGCACGTGCCCGTCGCGCGCTTCGAGGTGGCGTTCGAGCGCGACGACGGCGTCGAACTCGTCGCCGCCGGCGGCCGCGCGGTAGAGCACCGGGTCGTGGTCGTGCCAGCGCGCGGCCACCTGCTTGCAGAGCGTGCTCTTCCCGGAGCCGGGTTCGCCGACGACCACCGTGTCCCGTCCGTCACGGAGGCGGTCGTGGAGTTCACTCGCCGCATCGACTGTGGTGCCGTCGTCTCGCGTCCGCCGGCGCGGAATGGCGTGGCCGGCGGTGACGCCGCCGAGGGAGATGCCGGTCCGCCACGAGACCAGCAGGGGCGCGTGCCCGCGGCGTTCGAGCAGGGCGTCGGTCACCTCGACGAACCCCGCGGATTCGACCTCGCGTGGGAGCCTGTCGTCGGGGTCGCTCCGTTCGGCGTTGGCGGCGTCGGTGGCCGCGTCCGGGAGTTGGGCGAAGTCCTCGGTGCAGTCGGTCGCGGCCGCGACGTGGTCGGCGACGCGCTCGGCCGCCCACTCGACGGCGTCGCTGGTCGTGTGCTCGAAGATAGCTGCGATGCCGCCCGAGTCCGCGTACGCGACGACGTAGACGGCGTCAACGTCGCCCTGTACGTGTACGACGCCGAGCGGCGGCAGGTCGCCGTTGTACACTCTCGTGCCGTCCGCGGTCGCGATGTCGTGGAGGTGTGCGGGGAACCGCTCCCGGAGCGTGGCCGCCAGCGGTGCCGAAAGGACGATACGCGAACTGGTGTCGGGCCGCCGCCCCTGCGAGCGGTACGCGTCCAGCATCCGGGAGTCAGCGAGGCGCGGGAGGACGGCGTCGACGGCGGTCGCCTCCCGGACCGCGTCCCCGACCAGCGAGAGCGGGCGCTGGCGGTCGTGGTCGGTGAGGTGGACGTCGGCGTTCGCGACGACGGACGCGTCGAGCGTAACTTCCTCGGGGAGTGCCCCGAGCACGTCGGCGTTCGCGGCGACGTCCCGGAGTTCCGTGCGGTAGGCGTCGTGGCGTTCGAGCGCGAATTCGCCCGCCCGCGTCGTCCGGTAGCGGCCGTCGGCGGTCTCCACGAGGTCGAAGTCGACGAGTTCGGCGACCGCGCGGTCGACTGTCGAGCGCGACGCGTCGAGTTCGTCGATGAGGTCGCGTTTGTACTGGGGTTGCTCGGCGAGCGCCGCGAGGAACGCCCGCCGCTTCGCGACGACTTCCCGGAGCATCTCGACGTCGAGATGGTCGTCGCGGTCGGTCATAACACCATCCTCGGTGGATGATTAGTTGAATATTTTTGTGATTAATCGAACACGACTGCGGGCGTATGCGCCCGGCGACGCCTCCCGGTTCGACGTTCGTCACGGCGTGACGAACTGCGTCGGTGCGTGAGCTAACGATGGCTGCGTCGCAACTGTCGGTCGCTTATGGGACTGTTCAGTAGTTCGCCGGACGACCGCGTCTGCGGCATCGCAGTCGACGACTACGGGCTCCGGATTTCGACGATGTCCTGCACGGACCGCTCGCTCAGCAGCCCGGCCGACGGCGAGTTCGTACCGCTCGTCGACACCGTCGGCAGCACGCAGCCGTCGGGGCTCGCGGAGACGATTACCGCGCTGGCCGGGCCCGCGGGGCCGATACTGCAAACCGAGGACAACGGCGAGTTCGGGCGGACGGTGACCGTCGGCGACGGCTTCGGGCAGCGGCTCACGCAACTCCACGACGCCATCGACGCGGACGGCTGGGACGGCGACACCGTCGTGTCGATTCCAGCCGACTACGCCGACAGCGCGGAACTGAGCATCCGCCAACACGTCGAGGACAGCGGGTTCGACGTCCGACAGGTCGTCTCACACGACGTCGCCACCAGCGTCATCGGTGCCGTGGACTACGAAGTCAACAACGAGGAGTACGGCAGCCACCCCATCGTGGTGGTCGACGTCGGGCTCTGGGAAGTCACCGTGACGCTGGCAGCGGTCAACCTCGACGAGGGCCGCGTCCGAGTGCGCGCCCGCGACAGCGTCGAAGCCGGCCTCGTGGACTTGCTCGAAACGGCGGCGCAGAACGCGCTCGTCGGCATGGGAATCCCCGAGGAGGAAGTCGACCTCTCGACGACGGCGGCGCTGCACCCGCTCGTCCGCGAGGCCTTCGACCCGGACACCGACTCGGCGTCCGGCACCGTCGAAATCGGCGGCGAACGCGTGCACGCCCGCGTCGGCACCGAACACTTCATCGACCTGCTCGCGGACATTTCGTCGGTCGCGGAGTCGTTTGCCACCGAGTTCGTCCTCGAAGCCGGCTACTCGACGAGCGAGGTCCACCGCGTGCTCGTCTCCGGGTTCGGCAGCGAGGGGCGTTCGGGTGCCGACCTGACCATGCAACTGGCGGCCACGTTCACGAGCGCGGATTCGATGGCCGCCGAACTAGGCGGCGGGTACGCGCCCGAACGCGTCTACTTCGGCAACGAAATGATGCCCGAGGTCGGTGCCGCGGACGTCGCGCGGGAGGCCCACGACCTCGAACGGGACATCGAGATACTGGAGACTCTCGACGTGGAGGCGTCGTGATGTCGTCGAACGCCAGCGACGCGCTCGGCGGGAGCACGGCGGGAGCGGCCGAGCAGGTCGGCCGTGATCTCCTCGAACAGTACACCGAGAGTTGGAGCGTCGCCGACGACCTCCCGGCAAAGGCGTCCATCCGGGACGTCCAGAAGTGGGACGCCATGAAGGAAATCGAGCGCACGCTCACGGTGACCGAGTCGCAGCGGCAAAGTTCGGTGCCGCCGTCGGAGGCACCGTCGCGGGGGGACGCGGTGCCGATAGACGAGCGCTACGACCACGCGCCGGACGGCTTCGAGGAGAAGACCGTCGCCTTCGCGGACTTCGAGGGGGCGTCGCTCGTCCGGTGTACCGGCTGTGGGGGTAGCGGGAAGGAGGGGTGTAGCACCTGCGACCAGCGCGCCGTCGTGCAATGCGACGACTGCGGGGGCGACGGGACGACCGACTGCGGGGAGTGTTCGGGCAACGGCACGCAGACGTGCCGGGACTGCAACGGCACGGGGGAGTCCGGCGACGCGACGTGTCGCCGGTGCAGCGGCGCGGGAGAGACGGTCTGTCAGGCGTGCAGCGGGGCGGGCAACCAGCGGTGTGCGCGCTGCAACGGCGCTGGTGAGGTCACGTGTCCGGACTGCGCGGGAACGGGGGAAGTTCCGTGTAGCCGGTGCAGCGGCGCGGGGGAACTCTACGAGACGACGCGGGGGACGCTCGAATTCGAGCCGTCGTCCTCGTTCTCGGTCGACGACTTGCGGGGGGCGGACAGCGAGTGGTTCGCGGAGGTCGACGGCGACCGCCTCGACAAGACGGTCCGCCAGACGCCGAGCCGAGCGGGCGACGACGGCTCCGCGACCGTCGAGCACGAGGTGGAGCAGCGCGCGGTACCGGTCACGAAAGTCACCTACGAGTACGGTGGCGACGACTACGCCCTCTACGAGGTCGGGCGCAACCTCCACAGCCACGGCTACCCGAAGTCGACGACGCGGCGTCTCATCCCGGTCGTCGTCTCGCTCCTCCTCGCCGCGGGCGCGGGCTACTACTACTTCGTCCTCTGAGCGCGCGTTCGACCCCGCCCGTTCGGGGTCGCCGCCGGTGTCGGAAGCGTAGACGGTATGACCCCCAGTCCCCTCTGTAGGGGTAAGATGAAACACGTCAGCGTCATCGGCTGCGGAAACATGGGCGGGGCGTTCGTACGAGGCCTCTCGAAGGCGGGCGGCTACGAAGTGACGGCAATCGACCTCGACCCCGACGCGCTCGAAGGCGTGGCGGACGCCGCGGACGAGACCACGACGGACAGCGCGGCGGCGCGGGACGCGGACATCGTCGTGCTCGCGGTGAAGCCCAGCGTCGCCGCGGCGGTCCTCGACGACCTCGACCTGCGCGCCGACCAGACCCTGATTACGCTCGCGGCGGGCGTCCCCCGGGACTTCGTCGCCGCGCAGACGGACGCCAACGTCGTGCGAACCATGCCGAACCTCGCTGCGGAGACGCGGGACATGGCCGCCGCGGCCACACGAGAAGGCATTACTGACGACGTGCGCGCGCTCCTCGACGACCTCGGGGAGTTCGTCGTCGTGGACGAGGAGCAGATGGACGTCGCGACCGCGGTCAACGGCAGCGGCCCGGCGTTCGCGTTCTACCTCATCGAGGCGATGAAGGAAGCCGGCGTGGACGCTGGGCTGGACGCCGAGCAGGCGGAGACGCTCGCCGCCCAGACGTTCAAGGGGGCTGCCGAGACGGTGCTCCAGGACGAGCGCAGCGTCGACGAACTCATCGACGCGGTCTGCTCGCCGAAGGGGACGACCATCGAGGGCATGGACGTGCTGTGGGACAGCGACGCCGACGAGGCCGTGCGAGCGGCCGTCGAGGCGGCAGAGCGACGCTCTCGGGAGCTCGCGGAGGAGTTCGAGGATGAGTGAGCAGGTGCAGACGAACGCGGCGGACACCGAAGCCGTCGAGCGCGCGCGCCAGCGTGCGACGGACGCCCAGCGCGTCGTCGTGAAGGCGGGGACGAACTCGCTGACCGACGACCAGTCGCGCCTCGACCGCGAGAAGTTGGACAAGCTCGTCGACGACATCATGGACCTCCGCGAGCGCGGGAAGGACGTCCTACTCGTTTCCTCGGGCGCGGTCGGGGCCGGGACGGGGCGCGTCGACCACGACGTCGAGACCGTCGAGGAGAGTCAGGCGCTGGCCACGGTCGGGCAGAGCCACCTGATGCGCCACTACACGGAGAGCTTCGACCGCTACGACCAGAAGATCGCCCAGCTGTTGTTGACCGAGCACGACCTCTCGAACCCCGAGCGGTTCACGAACACCCGCAACACCATCGAGACGCTGCTCGACTGGGGCATCGTCCCCATCATCAACGAGAACGACGCGGTCGCCACCGAGGAGATTCGCATCGGCGACAACGACATGCTGTCGTCGTCGGTCGCCATCGGCGTGGACGTCGACCTGCTGGTGACGCTGACCGACGTCGGGGGTGTCTACACCGCGAACCCGAAACACGACGAGACCGCCCAGCGCATCGAGTCCGTCGGCGATAACTACGGCGGGGTCCAGCAGCTGGTCAGCGAGAGCACGCCCGAGCAGTTCGGCGGCATCCAGACGAAAGTCGAGCGGGCGCGCGCGGCCGCCGAACACGACATCCCCGCCATCATCGCGCAGTCCACGGAGCCCGACGTACTCGAGAAAATCGCTACTACCAAGCCCGTCGGCACGCTATTCGTTCCCACGAATGGTGAGTACGATGAGTGAACGCGACACCGACGCCCAGGTGACCGAGGCACAGCGCGCGGCGCTCGACCTCGCGAACGTCGACGAGGCGGCGCGCAACGACGCGCTCCAGTCGATGGTGGACGCGATTCGCGCCCACGAGGACGAGATTCTCGCCGCCAACGAGAAGGACGTCGAGGCCGCCGAGGAAATGCTCGAACGCGGCGAGTACACGCAGGCGCTGGTCGACCGGCTGAAGCTCGACGACGCGAAACTGGAGAACATCGCGGAGATGGTCGAATCCGTCGCGGGGCAGGACGACCCGCTCGGCGAGACGTTGGAGGCCCGAAAACTGGACGACGACCTCGAACTGTACGAGGTCGCGGTGCCCATCGGCGTGGTCGCGACGGTCTTCGAGTCGCGGCCGGACGCGCTCGTCCAGATTGCGGCGCTCGCCCTGAAGTCCGGGAACGCGGTCATCCTGAAGGGCGGCAGCGAGGCCAGCGAGTCCAACCGCGTGCTCTACGACGTCATCCGCGACGCCACCGAGGACCTGCCGACCGGGTGGGCGCAACTCGTCGAGGCCCGTGAGGACGTCGACCGGCTGCTGGAGATGGACGACGAGGTCGACCTCGTGATGCCGCGGGGGTCCTCGGCGTTCGTCAGCTACATCCAGGACAACACCCAGATTCCCGTGCTCGGCCACACGGAAGGCGTCTGCCACGTCTACGTGGACGACGACGCCGACCTCGAGATGGCCGAGGACGTCGCCTTCGACGCGAAAGTCCAGTACCCCGCGGTGTGTAACGCCGTGGAGACGCTGCTCGTG encodes the following:
- a CDS encoding arsenic resistance protein, with protein sequence MSGKEWLQRRQVGVYAVAVALAVSVAASRPAAARAVEHIIDPVLAVLLYVTFLEIPFVRLRRAFTNTRFVGAALAMNFLVVPVVVWVLTRVLPQEPVVLVGALMVLLTPCIDYVVPFTKLAGGDAEQLTATTPALMLVQLLLLPVYLWLFVGPRVAEVVEAGPFVEAFLLLIALPLTLAWLTEAWAERSAAGCQWQAAMGWLPVPMMAATLFVVVASQFPRVRSSIDQVAAVVPVYVAFLVVVPLLARVAVGLLELGVGEGRALVFTSVTRNSLVVLPLALALPAGYELAPAVVVTQTLVELAGMVTLTRVVPAWLLPKNG
- a CDS encoding DoxX family protein: MTDEATENETHSLSRLGRVALGLGLALQASEDFRDMDDTVEYADSAGVPMPDLAAPLASGTMVAAGLGIALWRLPKLATGAAATFLTVVTATMHDFWNADAEDASGERLAFFGNLAMLGGVLVFLREAYRRED
- a CDS encoding tetratricopeptide repeat protein — translated: MTDRDDHLDVEMLREVVAKRRAFLAALAEQPQYKRDLIDELDASRSTVDRAVAELVDFDLVETADGRYRTTRAGEFALERHDAYRTELRDVAANADVLGALPEEVTLDASVVANADVHLTDHDRQRPLSLVGDAVREATAVDAVLPRLADSRMLDAYRSQGRRPDTSSRIVLSAPLAATLRERFPAHLHDIATADGTRVYNGDLPPLGVVHVQGDVDAVYVVAYADSGGIAAIFEHTTSDAVEWAAERVADHVAAATDCTEDFAQLPDAATDAANAERSDPDDRLPREVESAGFVEVTDALLERRGHAPLLVSWRTGISLGGVTAGHAIPRRRTRDDGTTVDAASELHDRLRDGRDTVVVGEPGSGKSTLCKQVAARWHDHDPVLYRAAAGGDEFDAVVALERHLEARDGHVLVVVEDVVGEDANAALRLAREFAGADDVTFLFDAREREWTQFADRESWRETTGLHEYAVPELTVAECERLLDRASDRVGTEFALDAGELYEAVHDAAGSERGAFYVAIHHVARLADPLGVSGSGPATTLSASARETFDRLRSRGQTALDVGVLVNLLNVCVVPVWPSLVYAAGDEEFVDDALGVLDGVALFGSAAADGLDAVPNTVHETWSFAFLDHVVDQLGEHATQEAVGRGLSAALDLAASPELRDALRTRADGHRPLLDRLDDDGRGWREQFVADIFDGLGNRPRLAPLVGEDVLAEVPEQIQPLRRYRWAGDLALDAGNPERAIDVFERLHEAASARGSVEHEAAAERGLGRAAKQQSRYDDAAARLAAALALAVRGDERELVFECLLQLGSVSEKRGAFDEAEKQYEAAHDYARSLDDEFAEARALHNLGNAAHSRSDFDAAADYARRALDSYQRHDERLWEAKVRSNLGNALTRTGDDDEAEAQYRRALDIDTELGRDPGIAGALTNLGDLERLRGNYEPALTYTERAESLYRRIGDDYRRAICLNNVGIVKKNQGDVEGAREAHEEAYEIREDIGNPHALGMSEHNLAVCALEAGDLEEAAAYLEDSMAHLDEAGNTRSVAVTRTVLADVHQREGRHDAAIEELEIAVEALAACGDTNAMTAALDELVALLVEVGDDAAAHAHAKRARSVAAGEFDGDEQSSPADD
- the proC gene encoding pyrroline-5-carboxylate reductase, producing the protein MKHVSVIGCGNMGGAFVRGLSKAGGYEVTAIDLDPDALEGVADAADETTTDSAAARDADIVVLAVKPSVAAAVLDDLDLRADQTLITLAAGVPRDFVAAQTDANVVRTMPNLAAETRDMAAAATREGITDDVRALLDDLGEFVVVDEEQMDVATAVNGSGPAFAFYLIEAMKEAGVDAGLDAEQAETLAAQTFKGAAETVLQDERSVDELIDAVCSPKGTTIEGMDVLWDSDADEAVRAAVEAAERRSRELAEEFEDE
- the proB gene encoding glutamate 5-kinase, which produces MSEQVQTNAADTEAVERARQRATDAQRVVVKAGTNSLTDDQSRLDREKLDKLVDDIMDLRERGKDVLLVSSGAVGAGTGRVDHDVETVEESQALATVGQSHLMRHYTESFDRYDQKIAQLLLTEHDLSNPERFTNTRNTIETLLDWGIVPIINENDAVATEEIRIGDNDMLSSSVAIGVDVDLLVTLTDVGGVYTANPKHDETAQRIESVGDNYGGVQQLVSESTPEQFGGIQTKVERARAAAEHDIPAIIAQSTEPDVLEKIATTKPVGTLFVPTNGEYDE
- a CDS encoding glutamate-5-semialdehyde dehydrogenase gives rise to the protein MSERDTDAQVTEAQRAALDLANVDEAARNDALQSMVDAIRAHEDEILAANEKDVEAAEEMLERGEYTQALVDRLKLDDAKLENIAEMVESVAGQDDPLGETLEARKLDDDLELYEVAVPIGVVATVFESRPDALVQIAALALKSGNAVILKGGSEASESNRVLYDVIRDATEDLPTGWAQLVEAREDVDRLLEMDDEVDLVMPRGSSAFVSYIQDNTQIPVLGHTEGVCHVYVDDDADLEMAEDVAFDAKVQYPAVCNAVETLLVNEAVADEFLPGMVERYEDAGVELRGDEATREIVDIDPATEDDWDTEYGDLELAIKVVEDVYDAVDHVNAHGSKHTESILTEDEDAAAVFMRGIDAASVFHNASTRFADGYRYGLGAEVGISTGKIHARGPVGLEGLTTYKYYLEGDGQLVATYSGEDAVPFSHEDFDAEWQPGRLHDE